A DNA window from Takifugu flavidus isolate HTHZ2018 chromosome 15, ASM371156v2, whole genome shotgun sequence contains the following coding sequences:
- the fgf12a gene encoding fibroblast growth factor 12a isoform X4, whose product MRILRPFLQKGAHMLQCFCGQRSKSTTITNEPQLKGIVTRLFSQQGFYLRMQPDGTIDGSKDENSDNTLFNLIPVGLRVVAIQGVKSGFYIAMNGEGMLYSSEMFTPECKFKESVFENYYVIYSSTVYRQQESGRAWFLGLTKEGQVMKGNRVKKTKPSSHFVPRPIEVCMYREPSLHEIEEKHRSRKSSGTPTMNGGKAVNRDST is encoded by the exons ATGAGGATTCTGAGGCCATTCCTTCAGAAAGGAGCGCATATGCTGCAGTGTTTCTGTGGACAACGATCGAAGTCGACCACTATCACCAACG AGCCACAGCTGAAAGGCATCGTGACGCGACTGTTCAGCCAGCAGGGCTTCTACCTGCGGATGCAGCCGGATGGAACCATCGACGGCAGTAAGGACGAAAACAGCGACAACA ctctTTTCAATCTTATTCCTGTGGGTCTGAGAGTGGTGGCCATCCAGGGGGTGAAAAGCGGCTTCTACATTGCCATGAATGGCGAGGGCATGCTCTACAGCTCG GAGATGTTCACACCAGAGTGCAAGTTCAAGGAGTCGGTTTTTGAGAACTACTACGTCATCTACTCATCCACTGTGTACCGGCAGCAGGAGTCGGGTCGAGCCTGGTTCCTCGGCCTCACAAAGGAGGGACAGGTCATGAAGGGCAACCGGGTCAAGAAGACAAAGCCCTCGTCCCACTTTGTGCCAAGGCCCATTGAAG TCTGTATGTACAGGGAGCCGTCACTGCACGAGATAGAGGAAAAACACCGCTCCAGGAAGAGCTCAGGGACTCCCACCATGAATGGAGGGAAAGCTGTCAATCGGGACTCCACATAG
- the fgf12a gene encoding fibroblast growth factor 12a isoform X3 produces the protein MAAIASSLIRQKRQARESNSDRVSTSKRRPSPSKDPRSLCERHFLGVFSKVRFCSGKKRPVRRRPEPQLKGIVTRLFSQQGFYLRMQPDGTIDGSKDENSDNTLFNLIPVGLRVVAIQGVKSGFYIAMNGEGMLYSSEMFTPECKFKESVFENYYVIYSSTVYRQQESGRAWFLGLTKEGQVMKGNRVKKTKPSSHFVPRPIEVCMYREPSLHEIEEKHRSRKSSGTPTMNGGKAVNRDST, from the exons ATGGCCGCTATCGCCAGCTCCCTGATCCGGCAGAAACGCCAGGCGAGGGAGTCAAACAGCGACCGGGTCTCGACTTCGAAACGTCGCCCCAGCCCCAGCAAGGACCCCCGCTCTCTCTGCGAGAGgcattttttgggggttttcagCAAAGTCCGCTTCTGCAGCGGGAAGAAAAGACCGGTTCGGCGGCGACCAG AGCCACAGCTGAAAGGCATCGTGACGCGACTGTTCAGCCAGCAGGGCTTCTACCTGCGGATGCAGCCGGATGGAACCATCGACGGCAGTAAGGACGAAAACAGCGACAACA ctctTTTCAATCTTATTCCTGTGGGTCTGAGAGTGGTGGCCATCCAGGGGGTGAAAAGCGGCTTCTACATTGCCATGAATGGCGAGGGCATGCTCTACAGCTCG GAGATGTTCACACCAGAGTGCAAGTTCAAGGAGTCGGTTTTTGAGAACTACTACGTCATCTACTCATCCACTGTGTACCGGCAGCAGGAGTCGGGTCGAGCCTGGTTCCTCGGCCTCACAAAGGAGGGACAGGTCATGAAGGGCAACCGGGTCAAGAAGACAAAGCCCTCGTCCCACTTTGTGCCAAGGCCCATTGAAG TCTGTATGTACAGGGAGCCGTCACTGCACGAGATAGAGGAAAAACACCGCTCCAGGAAGAGCTCAGGGACTCCCACCATGAATGGAGGGAAAGCTGTCAATCGGGACTCCACATAG
- the fgf12a gene encoding fibroblast growth factor 12a isoform X2, which yields MAAIASSLIRQKRQARESNSDRVSTSKRRPSPSKDPRSLCERHFLGVFSKVRFCSGKKRPVRRRPDAPSKPPQVSHKGCRLEPQLKGIVTRLFSQQGFYLRMQPDGTIDGSKDENSDNTLFNLIPVGLRVVAIQGVKSGFYIAMNGEGMLYSSEMFTPECKFKESVFENYYVIYSSTVYRQQESGRAWFLGLTKEGQVMKGNRVKKTKPSSHFVPRPIEVCMYREPSLHEIEEKHRSRKSSGTPTMNGGKAVNRDST from the exons ATGGCCGCTATCGCCAGCTCCCTGATCCGGCAGAAACGCCAGGCGAGGGAGTCAAACAGCGACCGGGTCTCGACTTCGAAACGTCGCCCCAGCCCCAGCAAGGACCCCCGCTCTCTCTGCGAGAGgcattttttgggggttttcagCAAAGTCCGCTTCTGCAGCGGGAAGAAAAGACCGGTTCGGCGGCGACCAG ATGCACCCTCGAAACCTCCACAGGTGTCCCATAAGGGCTGCAGGCTAG AGCCACAGCTGAAAGGCATCGTGACGCGACTGTTCAGCCAGCAGGGCTTCTACCTGCGGATGCAGCCGGATGGAACCATCGACGGCAGTAAGGACGAAAACAGCGACAACA ctctTTTCAATCTTATTCCTGTGGGTCTGAGAGTGGTGGCCATCCAGGGGGTGAAAAGCGGCTTCTACATTGCCATGAATGGCGAGGGCATGCTCTACAGCTCG GAGATGTTCACACCAGAGTGCAAGTTCAAGGAGTCGGTTTTTGAGAACTACTACGTCATCTACTCATCCACTGTGTACCGGCAGCAGGAGTCGGGTCGAGCCTGGTTCCTCGGCCTCACAAAGGAGGGACAGGTCATGAAGGGCAACCGGGTCAAGAAGACAAAGCCCTCGTCCCACTTTGTGCCAAGGCCCATTGAAG TCTGTATGTACAGGGAGCCGTCACTGCACGAGATAGAGGAAAAACACCGCTCCAGGAAGAGCTCAGGGACTCCCACCATGAATGGAGGGAAAGCTGTCAATCGGGACTCCACATAG
- the fgf12a gene encoding fibroblast growth factor 12a isoform X1 — protein MGDKNAEPQLKGIVTRLFSQQGFYLRMQPDGTIDGSKDENSDNTLFNLIPVGLRVVAIQGVKSGFYIAMNGEGMLYSSEMFTPECKFKESVFENYYVIYSSTVYRQQESGRAWFLGLTKEGQVMKGNRVKKTKPSSHFVPRPIEVCMYREPSLHEIEEKHRSRKSSGTPTMNGGKAVNRDST, from the exons ATGGGTGACAAAAACGCCG AGCCACAGCTGAAAGGCATCGTGACGCGACTGTTCAGCCAGCAGGGCTTCTACCTGCGGATGCAGCCGGATGGAACCATCGACGGCAGTAAGGACGAAAACAGCGACAACA ctctTTTCAATCTTATTCCTGTGGGTCTGAGAGTGGTGGCCATCCAGGGGGTGAAAAGCGGCTTCTACATTGCCATGAATGGCGAGGGCATGCTCTACAGCTCG GAGATGTTCACACCAGAGTGCAAGTTCAAGGAGTCGGTTTTTGAGAACTACTACGTCATCTACTCATCCACTGTGTACCGGCAGCAGGAGTCGGGTCGAGCCTGGTTCCTCGGCCTCACAAAGGAGGGACAGGTCATGAAGGGCAACCGGGTCAAGAAGACAAAGCCCTCGTCCCACTTTGTGCCAAGGCCCATTGAAG TCTGTATGTACAGGGAGCCGTCACTGCACGAGATAGAGGAAAAACACCGCTCCAGGAAGAGCTCAGGGACTCCCACCATGAATGGAGGGAAAGCTGTCAATCGGGACTCCACATAG